Proteins found in one Muntiacus reevesi chromosome 2, mMunRee1.1, whole genome shotgun sequence genomic segment:
- the CBFA2T3 gene encoding protein CBFA2T3 isoform X5: protein MNGSSHSPTAIGGAPSTPNGFSNGPATSCTAALSTQQLPPACGARQLSKLKRFLATLQQFGSDISPEIGERVRTLVLGLVNSTLTIEEFHSKLQEATNFPLRPFVIPFLKANLPLLQRELLHCARLAKQSPAQYLAQHEQALLDADASSPVDSSELLLEVNDNGKRRTPDRTKENGSDRDPLHPDHLSKRPCTLSPAQRYSPSNGLPHPPPPPHYRLEDMAMAHHFRDSYRHLDPRELRERHRQLAMHGSRPEEVIDHRLTEREWAEEWKHLNNLLNCIMDMAEKTRRSLTVLRRCQEADREELNHWIRRCSNAAEDSKKGPGPTARPLGSSTGTEGAQLDVHREFMPRTLSGYMPEEIWRKAEEAVNEVKRQAMSELQKAVSDAERKAHELISTERAKMERALAEARRQASEDALTVVNQQEDSSESCWNCGRKASETCSGCNAARYCGSFCQHKDWEKHHHVCGQSLQGPTAAVAEPVPGQSDTATGLGPCLPPAAASPSEAGSTGPSRPGSPGPPGPLDAAPR from the exons ATGAACGGCAGCAGCCACTCGCCCACGGCCATCGGCGGCGCCCCGTCCACGCCCAACGGCTTCAGCAATGGCCCGGCCACCTCGTGCACGGCTGCACTATCCACACAGCAGCTGCCCCCAGCCTGTGGGGCCCGGCAGCTCAGCAAGCTCAAGCGCTTCCTGGCCACCCTGCAGCAGTTCGGCAGCGACATCTCCCCAGAGATTGGGGAGCGTGTGCGCACGCTGGTGCTGGGGCTCGTG AACTCCACGCTGACCATCGAGGAGTTTCACTCCAAGCTCCAGGAGGCCACCAACTTCCCACTGCGGCCATTTGTCATCCCTTTCCTGAAG GCTAACCTGCCCCTGCTGCAGCGGGAGCTCCTGCACTGCGCCCGCCTGGCCAAGCAGAGCCCTGCACAGTACCTGGCCCAGCATGAGCAAGCCCTGCTGGATGCTGACGCCTCTTCCCCTGTCGACTCCTCGGAGCTCCTGCTGGAGGTTAATGACAACGGCAAGAGGAGGACCCCCGACAG GACCAAAGAGAATGGGTCAGACCGGGACCCACTGCACCCAGACCACCTCAGCAAACGGCCATGCACCCTGAGCCCCGCCCAGCGCTACAGCCCCAGCAACGGGCTGCCCCACCCACCACCGCCCCCACACTACCGCCTGGAGGACATGGCCATGGCCCACCACTTCCGGGACTCCTACCGCCACCTTGACCCCCGGGAGCTGCGGGAGCGCCATCGGCAGCTGG CAATGCACGGATCCCGGCCTGAGGAAGTGATTGACCACAGGCTCACGGAGCGCGAGTGGGCAGAAGAGTGGAAGCACCTCAATAAC CTCCTAAACTGCATCATGGACATGGCCGAGAAGACGCGGCGGTCGCTGACCGTGCTGCGCCGCTGCCAGGAGGCTGACCGCGAGGAGCTCAACCACTGGATCCGGCGCTGCAGCAACGCAGCAGAGGACAGCAAGAAGGGCCCTGGGCCGACCGCCCGGCCCCTCGGCAGCTCCACAGGCACAGAGGGTGCTCAGCTAG ATGTCCACCGGGAGTTCATGCCTCGGACCCTGTCTGGCTACATGCCCGAGGAGATCTGGAGAAAGGCGG AGGAGGCGGTGAACGAGGTGAAGCGGCAGGCAATGTCAGAGCTGCAGAAAGCTGTGTCTGACGCTGAGCGCAAGGCCCATGAGCTCATCAGCACAGAGCGGGCCAAGATGGAGCGGGCCCTGGCCGAGGCGCGGCGGCAGGCCTCCGAGGACGCCCTCACTGTGGTCAACCAGCAGGAGGACTCCAGCGAG AGCTGCTGGAATTGTGGGCGCAAGGCCAGCGAGACATGCAGCGGTTGCAACGCGGCCCGCTACTGTGGCTCCTTCTGCCAGCACAAGGACTGGGAGAAGCACCACCATGTGTGCGGACAGAGCCTGCAGGGTCCCACGGCTGCCGTAGCCGAGCCTGTGCCCGGACAGTCCGACACTGCCACAGGCCTGGGCCCCTGCCTGCCCCCGGCTGCTGCCAGCCCCAGCGAGGCGGGCTCCACTGGGCCTTCCCGCCCTGGCTCTCCTGGCCCACCCGGCCCCCTGGACGCAGCACCCCGCTGA
- the CBFA2T3 gene encoding protein CBFA2T3 isoform X3 — protein sequence MSRASPVLDSGPSASTSCTTPRGPRKGGPADRKEKATAMPDSPAEVKTQPRATPPSMPPPPPAASQGATRHPSFTPHTMMNGSSHSPTAIGGAPSTPNGFSNGPATSCTAALSTQQLPPACGARQLSKLKRFLATLQQFGSDISPEIGERVRTLVLGLVNSTLTIEEFHSKLQEATNFPLRPFVIPFLKANLPLLQRELLHCARLAKQSPAQYLAQHEQALLDADASSPVDSSELLLEVNDNGKRRTPDRTKENGSDRDPLHPDHLSKRPCTLSPAQRYSPSNGLPHPPPPPHYRLEDMAMAHHFRDSYRHLDPRELRERHRQLAMHGSRPEEVIDHRLTEREWAEEWKHLNNLLNCIMDMAEKTRRSLTVLRRCQEADREELNHWIRRCSNAAEDSKKGPGPTARPLGSSTGTEGAQLDVHREFMPRTLSGYMPEEIWRKAEEAVNEVKRQAMSELQKAVSDAERKAHELISTERAKMERALAEARRQASEDALTVVNQQEDSSESCWNCGRKASETCSGCNAARYCGSFCQHKDWEKHHHVCGQSLQGPTAAVAEPVPGQSDTATGLGPCLPPAAASPSEAGSTGPSRPGSPGPPGPLDAAPR from the exons CAGACAGAAAAGAGAAGGCCACCGCGATGCCCGACTCCCCAGCTGAGGTGAAGACGCAGCCCCGGGCCACGCCCCCCAGCATGCCACCCCCACCGCCTGCCGCATCCCAGGGGGCCACACGACACCCCTCCTTCACACCCCACACAA tGATGAACGGCAGCAGCCACTCGCCCACGGCCATCGGCGGCGCCCCGTCCACGCCCAACGGCTTCAGCAATGGCCCGGCCACCTCGTGCACGGCTGCACTATCCACACAGCAGCTGCCCCCAGCCTGTGGGGCCCGGCAGCTCAGCAAGCTCAAGCGCTTCCTGGCCACCCTGCAGCAGTTCGGCAGCGACATCTCCCCAGAGATTGGGGAGCGTGTGCGCACGCTGGTGCTGGGGCTCGTG AACTCCACGCTGACCATCGAGGAGTTTCACTCCAAGCTCCAGGAGGCCACCAACTTCCCACTGCGGCCATTTGTCATCCCTTTCCTGAAG GCTAACCTGCCCCTGCTGCAGCGGGAGCTCCTGCACTGCGCCCGCCTGGCCAAGCAGAGCCCTGCACAGTACCTGGCCCAGCATGAGCAAGCCCTGCTGGATGCTGACGCCTCTTCCCCTGTCGACTCCTCGGAGCTCCTGCTGGAGGTTAATGACAACGGCAAGAGGAGGACCCCCGACAG GACCAAAGAGAATGGGTCAGACCGGGACCCACTGCACCCAGACCACCTCAGCAAACGGCCATGCACCCTGAGCCCCGCCCAGCGCTACAGCCCCAGCAACGGGCTGCCCCACCCACCACCGCCCCCACACTACCGCCTGGAGGACATGGCCATGGCCCACCACTTCCGGGACTCCTACCGCCACCTTGACCCCCGGGAGCTGCGGGAGCGCCATCGGCAGCTGG CAATGCACGGATCCCGGCCTGAGGAAGTGATTGACCACAGGCTCACGGAGCGCGAGTGGGCAGAAGAGTGGAAGCACCTCAATAAC CTCCTAAACTGCATCATGGACATGGCCGAGAAGACGCGGCGGTCGCTGACCGTGCTGCGCCGCTGCCAGGAGGCTGACCGCGAGGAGCTCAACCACTGGATCCGGCGCTGCAGCAACGCAGCAGAGGACAGCAAGAAGGGCCCTGGGCCGACCGCCCGGCCCCTCGGCAGCTCCACAGGCACAGAGGGTGCTCAGCTAG ATGTCCACCGGGAGTTCATGCCTCGGACCCTGTCTGGCTACATGCCCGAGGAGATCTGGAGAAAGGCGG AGGAGGCGGTGAACGAGGTGAAGCGGCAGGCAATGTCAGAGCTGCAGAAAGCTGTGTCTGACGCTGAGCGCAAGGCCCATGAGCTCATCAGCACAGAGCGGGCCAAGATGGAGCGGGCCCTGGCCGAGGCGCGGCGGCAGGCCTCCGAGGACGCCCTCACTGTGGTCAACCAGCAGGAGGACTCCAGCGAG AGCTGCTGGAATTGTGGGCGCAAGGCCAGCGAGACATGCAGCGGTTGCAACGCGGCCCGCTACTGTGGCTCCTTCTGCCAGCACAAGGACTGGGAGAAGCACCACCATGTGTGCGGACAGAGCCTGCAGGGTCCCACGGCTGCCGTAGCCGAGCCTGTGCCCGGACAGTCCGACACTGCCACAGGCCTGGGCCCCTGCCTGCCCCCGGCTGCTGCCAGCCCCAGCGAGGCGGGCTCCACTGGGCCTTCCCGCCCTGGCTCTCCTGGCCCACCCGGCCCCCTGGACGCAGCACCCCGCTGA
- the CBFA2T3 gene encoding protein CBFA2T3 isoform X1, protein MSRASPVLDSGPSASTSCTTPRGPRKGGPADRKEKATAMPDSPAEVKTQPRATPPSMPPPPPAASQGATRHPSFTPHTNREDGPAMSLPHGRFHGCLKWSMVCLLMNGSSHSPTAIGGAPSTPNGFSNGPATSCTAALSTQQLPPACGARQLSKLKRFLATLQQFGSDISPEIGERVRTLVLGLVNSTLTIEEFHSKLQEATNFPLRPFVIPFLKANLPLLQRELLHCARLAKQSPAQYLAQHEQALLDADASSPVDSSELLLEVNDNGKRRTPDRTKENGSDRDPLHPDHLSKRPCTLSPAQRYSPSNGLPHPPPPPHYRLEDMAMAHHFRDSYRHLDPRELRERHRQLAMHGSRPEEVIDHRLTEREWAEEWKHLNNLLNCIMDMAEKTRRSLTVLRRCQEADREELNHWIRRCSNAAEDSKKGPGPTARPLGSSTGTEGAQLDVHREFMPRTLSGYMPEEIWRKAEEAVNEVKRQAMSELQKAVSDAERKAHELISTERAKMERALAEARRQASEDALTVVNQQEDSSESCWNCGRKASETCSGCNAARYCGSFCQHKDWEKHHHVCGQSLQGPTAAVAEPVPGQSDTATGLGPCLPPAAASPSEAGSTGPSRPGSPGPPGPLDAAPR, encoded by the exons CAGACAGAAAAGAGAAGGCCACCGCGATGCCCGACTCCCCAGCTGAGGTGAAGACGCAGCCCCGGGCCACGCCCCCCAGCATGCCACCCCCACCGCCTGCCGCATCCCAGGGGGCCACACGACACCCCTCCTTCACACCCCACACAA ATCGAGAGGACGGGCCTGCGATGTCTCTGCCCCATGGCCGTTTTCATGGCTGCTTAAAATGGTCTATGGTCTGTCTCT tGATGAACGGCAGCAGCCACTCGCCCACGGCCATCGGCGGCGCCCCGTCCACGCCCAACGGCTTCAGCAATGGCCCGGCCACCTCGTGCACGGCTGCACTATCCACACAGCAGCTGCCCCCAGCCTGTGGGGCCCGGCAGCTCAGCAAGCTCAAGCGCTTCCTGGCCACCCTGCAGCAGTTCGGCAGCGACATCTCCCCAGAGATTGGGGAGCGTGTGCGCACGCTGGTGCTGGGGCTCGTG AACTCCACGCTGACCATCGAGGAGTTTCACTCCAAGCTCCAGGAGGCCACCAACTTCCCACTGCGGCCATTTGTCATCCCTTTCCTGAAG GCTAACCTGCCCCTGCTGCAGCGGGAGCTCCTGCACTGCGCCCGCCTGGCCAAGCAGAGCCCTGCACAGTACCTGGCCCAGCATGAGCAAGCCCTGCTGGATGCTGACGCCTCTTCCCCTGTCGACTCCTCGGAGCTCCTGCTGGAGGTTAATGACAACGGCAAGAGGAGGACCCCCGACAG GACCAAAGAGAATGGGTCAGACCGGGACCCACTGCACCCAGACCACCTCAGCAAACGGCCATGCACCCTGAGCCCCGCCCAGCGCTACAGCCCCAGCAACGGGCTGCCCCACCCACCACCGCCCCCACACTACCGCCTGGAGGACATGGCCATGGCCCACCACTTCCGGGACTCCTACCGCCACCTTGACCCCCGGGAGCTGCGGGAGCGCCATCGGCAGCTGG CAATGCACGGATCCCGGCCTGAGGAAGTGATTGACCACAGGCTCACGGAGCGCGAGTGGGCAGAAGAGTGGAAGCACCTCAATAAC CTCCTAAACTGCATCATGGACATGGCCGAGAAGACGCGGCGGTCGCTGACCGTGCTGCGCCGCTGCCAGGAGGCTGACCGCGAGGAGCTCAACCACTGGATCCGGCGCTGCAGCAACGCAGCAGAGGACAGCAAGAAGGGCCCTGGGCCGACCGCCCGGCCCCTCGGCAGCTCCACAGGCACAGAGGGTGCTCAGCTAG ATGTCCACCGGGAGTTCATGCCTCGGACCCTGTCTGGCTACATGCCCGAGGAGATCTGGAGAAAGGCGG AGGAGGCGGTGAACGAGGTGAAGCGGCAGGCAATGTCAGAGCTGCAGAAAGCTGTGTCTGACGCTGAGCGCAAGGCCCATGAGCTCATCAGCACAGAGCGGGCCAAGATGGAGCGGGCCCTGGCCGAGGCGCGGCGGCAGGCCTCCGAGGACGCCCTCACTGTGGTCAACCAGCAGGAGGACTCCAGCGAG AGCTGCTGGAATTGTGGGCGCAAGGCCAGCGAGACATGCAGCGGTTGCAACGCGGCCCGCTACTGTGGCTCCTTCTGCCAGCACAAGGACTGGGAGAAGCACCACCATGTGTGCGGACAGAGCCTGCAGGGTCCCACGGCTGCCGTAGCCGAGCCTGTGCCCGGACAGTCCGACACTGCCACAGGCCTGGGCCCCTGCCTGCCCCCGGCTGCTGCCAGCCCCAGCGAGGCGGGCTCCACTGGGCCTTCCCGCCCTGGCTCTCCTGGCCCACCCGGCCCCCTGGACGCAGCACCCCGCTGA
- the CBFA2T3 gene encoding protein CBFA2T3 isoform X4, translating to MPDSPAEVKTQPRATPPSMPPPPPAASQGATRHPSFTPHTNREDGPAMSLPHGRFHGCLKWSMVCLLMNGSSHSPTAIGGAPSTPNGFSNGPATSCTAALSTQQLPPACGARQLSKLKRFLATLQQFGSDISPEIGERVRTLVLGLVNSTLTIEEFHSKLQEATNFPLRPFVIPFLKANLPLLQRELLHCARLAKQSPAQYLAQHEQALLDADASSPVDSSELLLEVNDNGKRRTPDRTKENGSDRDPLHPDHLSKRPCTLSPAQRYSPSNGLPHPPPPPHYRLEDMAMAHHFRDSYRHLDPRELRERHRQLAMHGSRPEEVIDHRLTEREWAEEWKHLNNLLNCIMDMAEKTRRSLTVLRRCQEADREELNHWIRRCSNAAEDSKKGPGPTARPLGSSTGTEGAQLDVHREFMPRTLSGYMPEEIWRKAEEAVNEVKRQAMSELQKAVSDAERKAHELISTERAKMERALAEARRQASEDALTVVNQQEDSSESCWNCGRKASETCSGCNAARYCGSFCQHKDWEKHHHVCGQSLQGPTAAVAEPVPGQSDTATGLGPCLPPAAASPSEAGSTGPSRPGSPGPPGPLDAAPR from the exons ATGCCCGACTCCCCAGCTGAGGTGAAGACGCAGCCCCGGGCCACGCCCCCCAGCATGCCACCCCCACCGCCTGCCGCATCCCAGGGGGCCACACGACACCCCTCCTTCACACCCCACACAA ATCGAGAGGACGGGCCTGCGATGTCTCTGCCCCATGGCCGTTTTCATGGCTGCTTAAAATGGTCTATGGTCTGTCTCT tGATGAACGGCAGCAGCCACTCGCCCACGGCCATCGGCGGCGCCCCGTCCACGCCCAACGGCTTCAGCAATGGCCCGGCCACCTCGTGCACGGCTGCACTATCCACACAGCAGCTGCCCCCAGCCTGTGGGGCCCGGCAGCTCAGCAAGCTCAAGCGCTTCCTGGCCACCCTGCAGCAGTTCGGCAGCGACATCTCCCCAGAGATTGGGGAGCGTGTGCGCACGCTGGTGCTGGGGCTCGTG AACTCCACGCTGACCATCGAGGAGTTTCACTCCAAGCTCCAGGAGGCCACCAACTTCCCACTGCGGCCATTTGTCATCCCTTTCCTGAAG GCTAACCTGCCCCTGCTGCAGCGGGAGCTCCTGCACTGCGCCCGCCTGGCCAAGCAGAGCCCTGCACAGTACCTGGCCCAGCATGAGCAAGCCCTGCTGGATGCTGACGCCTCTTCCCCTGTCGACTCCTCGGAGCTCCTGCTGGAGGTTAATGACAACGGCAAGAGGAGGACCCCCGACAG GACCAAAGAGAATGGGTCAGACCGGGACCCACTGCACCCAGACCACCTCAGCAAACGGCCATGCACCCTGAGCCCCGCCCAGCGCTACAGCCCCAGCAACGGGCTGCCCCACCCACCACCGCCCCCACACTACCGCCTGGAGGACATGGCCATGGCCCACCACTTCCGGGACTCCTACCGCCACCTTGACCCCCGGGAGCTGCGGGAGCGCCATCGGCAGCTGG CAATGCACGGATCCCGGCCTGAGGAAGTGATTGACCACAGGCTCACGGAGCGCGAGTGGGCAGAAGAGTGGAAGCACCTCAATAAC CTCCTAAACTGCATCATGGACATGGCCGAGAAGACGCGGCGGTCGCTGACCGTGCTGCGCCGCTGCCAGGAGGCTGACCGCGAGGAGCTCAACCACTGGATCCGGCGCTGCAGCAACGCAGCAGAGGACAGCAAGAAGGGCCCTGGGCCGACCGCCCGGCCCCTCGGCAGCTCCACAGGCACAGAGGGTGCTCAGCTAG ATGTCCACCGGGAGTTCATGCCTCGGACCCTGTCTGGCTACATGCCCGAGGAGATCTGGAGAAAGGCGG AGGAGGCGGTGAACGAGGTGAAGCGGCAGGCAATGTCAGAGCTGCAGAAAGCTGTGTCTGACGCTGAGCGCAAGGCCCATGAGCTCATCAGCACAGAGCGGGCCAAGATGGAGCGGGCCCTGGCCGAGGCGCGGCGGCAGGCCTCCGAGGACGCCCTCACTGTGGTCAACCAGCAGGAGGACTCCAGCGAG AGCTGCTGGAATTGTGGGCGCAAGGCCAGCGAGACATGCAGCGGTTGCAACGCGGCCCGCTACTGTGGCTCCTTCTGCCAGCACAAGGACTGGGAGAAGCACCACCATGTGTGCGGACAGAGCCTGCAGGGTCCCACGGCTGCCGTAGCCGAGCCTGTGCCCGGACAGTCCGACACTGCCACAGGCCTGGGCCCCTGCCTGCCCCCGGCTGCTGCCAGCCCCAGCGAGGCGGGCTCCACTGGGCCTTCCCGCCCTGGCTCTCCTGGCCCACCCGGCCCCCTGGACGCAGCACCCCGCTGA
- the CBFA2T3 gene encoding protein CBFA2T3 isoform X2: MAASWDRKEKATAMPDSPAEVKTQPRATPPSMPPPPPAASQGATRHPSFTPHTNREDGPAMSLPHGRFHGCLKWSMVCLLMNGSSHSPTAIGGAPSTPNGFSNGPATSCTAALSTQQLPPACGARQLSKLKRFLATLQQFGSDISPEIGERVRTLVLGLVNSTLTIEEFHSKLQEATNFPLRPFVIPFLKANLPLLQRELLHCARLAKQSPAQYLAQHEQALLDADASSPVDSSELLLEVNDNGKRRTPDRTKENGSDRDPLHPDHLSKRPCTLSPAQRYSPSNGLPHPPPPPHYRLEDMAMAHHFRDSYRHLDPRELRERHRQLAMHGSRPEEVIDHRLTEREWAEEWKHLNNLLNCIMDMAEKTRRSLTVLRRCQEADREELNHWIRRCSNAAEDSKKGPGPTARPLGSSTGTEGAQLDVHREFMPRTLSGYMPEEIWRKAEEAVNEVKRQAMSELQKAVSDAERKAHELISTERAKMERALAEARRQASEDALTVVNQQEDSSESCWNCGRKASETCSGCNAARYCGSFCQHKDWEKHHHVCGQSLQGPTAAVAEPVPGQSDTATGLGPCLPPAAASPSEAGSTGPSRPGSPGPPGPLDAAPR; this comes from the exons ATGGCTGCTTCCTGGG ACAGAAAAGAGAAGGCCACCGCGATGCCCGACTCCCCAGCTGAGGTGAAGACGCAGCCCCGGGCCACGCCCCCCAGCATGCCACCCCCACCGCCTGCCGCATCCCAGGGGGCCACACGACACCCCTCCTTCACACCCCACACAA ATCGAGAGGACGGGCCTGCGATGTCTCTGCCCCATGGCCGTTTTCATGGCTGCTTAAAATGGTCTATGGTCTGTCTCT tGATGAACGGCAGCAGCCACTCGCCCACGGCCATCGGCGGCGCCCCGTCCACGCCCAACGGCTTCAGCAATGGCCCGGCCACCTCGTGCACGGCTGCACTATCCACACAGCAGCTGCCCCCAGCCTGTGGGGCCCGGCAGCTCAGCAAGCTCAAGCGCTTCCTGGCCACCCTGCAGCAGTTCGGCAGCGACATCTCCCCAGAGATTGGGGAGCGTGTGCGCACGCTGGTGCTGGGGCTCGTG AACTCCACGCTGACCATCGAGGAGTTTCACTCCAAGCTCCAGGAGGCCACCAACTTCCCACTGCGGCCATTTGTCATCCCTTTCCTGAAG GCTAACCTGCCCCTGCTGCAGCGGGAGCTCCTGCACTGCGCCCGCCTGGCCAAGCAGAGCCCTGCACAGTACCTGGCCCAGCATGAGCAAGCCCTGCTGGATGCTGACGCCTCTTCCCCTGTCGACTCCTCGGAGCTCCTGCTGGAGGTTAATGACAACGGCAAGAGGAGGACCCCCGACAG GACCAAAGAGAATGGGTCAGACCGGGACCCACTGCACCCAGACCACCTCAGCAAACGGCCATGCACCCTGAGCCCCGCCCAGCGCTACAGCCCCAGCAACGGGCTGCCCCACCCACCACCGCCCCCACACTACCGCCTGGAGGACATGGCCATGGCCCACCACTTCCGGGACTCCTACCGCCACCTTGACCCCCGGGAGCTGCGGGAGCGCCATCGGCAGCTGG CAATGCACGGATCCCGGCCTGAGGAAGTGATTGACCACAGGCTCACGGAGCGCGAGTGGGCAGAAGAGTGGAAGCACCTCAATAAC CTCCTAAACTGCATCATGGACATGGCCGAGAAGACGCGGCGGTCGCTGACCGTGCTGCGCCGCTGCCAGGAGGCTGACCGCGAGGAGCTCAACCACTGGATCCGGCGCTGCAGCAACGCAGCAGAGGACAGCAAGAAGGGCCCTGGGCCGACCGCCCGGCCCCTCGGCAGCTCCACAGGCACAGAGGGTGCTCAGCTAG ATGTCCACCGGGAGTTCATGCCTCGGACCCTGTCTGGCTACATGCCCGAGGAGATCTGGAGAAAGGCGG AGGAGGCGGTGAACGAGGTGAAGCGGCAGGCAATGTCAGAGCTGCAGAAAGCTGTGTCTGACGCTGAGCGCAAGGCCCATGAGCTCATCAGCACAGAGCGGGCCAAGATGGAGCGGGCCCTGGCCGAGGCGCGGCGGCAGGCCTCCGAGGACGCCCTCACTGTGGTCAACCAGCAGGAGGACTCCAGCGAG AGCTGCTGGAATTGTGGGCGCAAGGCCAGCGAGACATGCAGCGGTTGCAACGCGGCCCGCTACTGTGGCTCCTTCTGCCAGCACAAGGACTGGGAGAAGCACCACCATGTGTGCGGACAGAGCCTGCAGGGTCCCACGGCTGCCGTAGCCGAGCCTGTGCCCGGACAGTCCGACACTGCCACAGGCCTGGGCCCCTGCCTGCCCCCGGCTGCTGCCAGCCCCAGCGAGGCGGGCTCCACTGGGCCTTCCCGCCCTGGCTCTCCTGGCCCACCCGGCCCCCTGGACGCAGCACCCCGCTGA